From the Isachenkonia alkalipeptolytica genome, one window contains:
- a CDS encoding DMT family transporter — MQKKQLLTNYALVFLVMALWGTNLVIIKTLVSDLPPQTMTAFRIMLAGVTASAVVLLGKNYRSLNKKEGLYIFFGMLFGVVLHQSLMAYGLTLIDASNASLILALLPLTTALLGVLHLGEKLTPLRTLGFILALIGVFFIQGGSFHTLGFSLGEIIIFTAMFVQATSFILIRKVTATVDSKQVTALMNIGGALSLLLISFMVEPQGISQMTSAPPFTYFLFFFSGIVISGGGHLIFNASIQKIGASQTAVFNNFVPFFGLVSSAVFLNETISLSQSLGFLFIVSGVLFGTGYIEKQRGKQLQSKIPEN; from the coding sequence ATGCAAAAAAAACAACTGTTAACAAACTACGCCCTGGTTTTCCTGGTCATGGCCTTATGGGGGACGAACCTGGTGATCATTAAAACCTTAGTGTCGGATCTTCCGCCCCAGACCATGACCGCTTTTCGAATTATGCTGGCCGGGGTTACCGCTTCCGCTGTAGTCCTTCTTGGAAAAAATTATCGCTCCCTGAACAAAAAAGAGGGTCTCTATATTTTCTTCGGTATGCTCTTCGGCGTGGTGTTGCATCAATCCTTAATGGCCTACGGTCTAACCTTAATCGATGCATCCAATGCCTCGTTGATTCTTGCGCTATTACCCCTAACCACGGCGCTCCTTGGGGTGCTTCATCTGGGAGAGAAATTAACCCCCTTAAGAACCTTAGGCTTTATTCTGGCCTTGATCGGCGTTTTTTTCATTCAAGGAGGCTCCTTCCATACTTTAGGATTTTCCCTGGGAGAAATCATAATTTTTACCGCCATGTTTGTTCAGGCCACAAGCTTTATTCTGATTCGAAAGGTTACCGCCACGGTAGATTCCAAGCAGGTCACCGCTCTGATGAATATCGGCGGCGCCTTAAGCTTACTGCTGATCAGCTTTATGGTGGAACCTCAAGGGATCAGCCAAATGACCTCGGCTCCTCCCTTTACCTATTTTCTGTTCTTTTTCTCGGGGATCGTCATCAGCGGCGGCGGACATTTGATCTTTAATGCCTCCATACAAAAAATCGGTGCTTCCCAGACCGCGGTATTCAATAACTTTGTTCCCTTTTTCGGCCTGGTCTCTTCCGCCGTCTTTTTGAACGAAACCATTAGCCTTTCCCAGTCCCTGGGTTTTCTCTTCATCGTCTCCGGCGTCCTTTTTGGTACCGGGTATATTGAAAAGCAACGGGGAAAACAACTGCAAAGTAAAATCCCGGAAAATTAA
- a CDS encoding phospholipase D-like domain-containing protein, whose product MNKSLLRKGALLLALYLVYLFIGFMLPVYMARADSVQSSGDMDPEGLYGDEIGPDKALLLEDPMYSGISRLHLMDQAKEQIQIAYFSAHDGIASDLFYGTILSAANRGVEVQLIFDGIFHNLGRNNRSVYRALVNHPKIEIRFYEPLNLLKPWTLNNRMHDKFMVVDDTYAMIGGRNIGDKYFLDPYEDEIVKDRDVLIKRSCFETGEHSVLEDFDKYFGRLWESRYTKEEPLRFSRRQKDSPERKTSELLEFRREIEAQYPDKFPESMDWNGKFHETKGIILTTNSVDRIGKEPRVLMKLGKLLEGAEQSAVVQSPYVIPSDRMRQHFDHLQSDHELFILTNSKAASPNYFGIAGYLNHREEIHGRADQIFEYDGRGSVHGKSYIFDQQISLVGSFNMDARSAFLSTESMVVIDSHSFAKELSGEIEGLVRKSVPYSEEGPSFGAEQAEIEPVPWYKGVLVKVLRGVLYPFDELL is encoded by the coding sequence ATGAACAAAAGCTTACTTAGAAAGGGTGCTTTGCTGCTAGCCCTTTATTTGGTTTACCTGTTCATCGGTTTTATGCTACCGGTGTATATGGCCAGGGCGGATTCCGTCCAGTCTTCCGGAGACATGGATCCAGAGGGATTATACGGTGACGAGATCGGGCCGGACAAGGCCCTGTTGTTGGAGGACCCCATGTATTCCGGTATATCCCGGCTACATCTTATGGATCAGGCGAAGGAGCAGATACAAATCGCCTATTTTTCCGCCCATGACGGTATCGCGAGCGATCTGTTTTACGGAACCATTTTATCCGCGGCTAATAGAGGAGTAGAGGTGCAACTGATTTTTGACGGGATCTTTCATAATCTGGGTCGGAACAACCGGTCGGTATACCGGGCACTGGTCAATCACCCGAAGATCGAAATCCGCTTTTATGAACCTCTGAATCTTTTAAAACCATGGACGTTGAACAATCGCATGCATGATAAGTTCATGGTCGTAGATGATACCTATGCCATGATCGGAGGAAGAAATATTGGAGATAAGTATTTTCTGGACCCCTATGAGGATGAAATTGTAAAGGACCGGGATGTACTGATAAAAAGATCCTGCTTTGAAACGGGGGAGCATAGTGTGCTGGAGGATTTTGACAAGTACTTTGGCCGTCTATGGGAAAGCCGCTATACAAAGGAGGAACCTCTTCGGTTTTCAAGAAGACAGAAAGATTCCCCGGAGAGAAAAACCTCGGAACTACTGGAATTTCGCCGTGAAATAGAAGCACAATACCCGGACAAGTTTCCCGAAAGCATGGATTGGAACGGGAAGTTTCATGAAACCAAGGGCATTATCTTGACCACAAACTCTGTGGATCGGATTGGAAAAGAGCCCCGAGTGCTGATGAAACTGGGGAAGCTCTTGGAAGGGGCGGAGCAGTCCGCAGTGGTTCAAAGCCCTTACGTAATTCCCAGTGATCGGATGAGACAGCATTTCGATCATCTACAGAGCGACCATGAACTGTTTATTCTAACCAACTCCAAGGCCGCATCCCCAAACTATTTCGGTATTGCCGGTTATTTAAATCACCGGGAGGAAATCCACGGCCGGGCGGATCAGATTTTCGAGTACGACGGCCGGGGATCGGTCCATGGGAAATCCTATATCTTCGATCAGCAAATCAGTCTGGTGGGTTCTTTTAATATGGATGCCCGCAGTGCGTTTTTGAGTACGGAAAGCATGGTGGTAATCGACAGCCACTCCTTTGCCAAGGAATTATCCGGAGAAATTGAAGGTCTCGTCCGGAAAAGTGTTCCCTATAGTGAGGAGGGGCCCTCTTTTGGAGCGGAACAGGCTGAAATAGAACCGGTGCCCTGGTATAAAGGGGTGTTGGTGAAAGTCCTGCGGGGGGTGCTTTACCCCTTTGATGAACTGCTGTGA
- a CDS encoding GNAT family N-acetyltransferase: protein MSIEYCVNTRINGKELTEVFKSVGWNKDEKVIVQAFENSFFVLAYNKEELIGFARAISDGYFYTGIYDVVVRPPFQGKGIAKRMMKILLKEFNGTYFFLTYTDGNREFYEKCGFKENDQALWIPK, encoded by the coding sequence ATGAGTATCGAATATTGTGTAAATACCCGAATTAATGGGAAGGAACTGACGGAAGTATTTAAGAGCGTTGGCTGGAATAAAGATGAAAAGGTGATAGTGCAGGCTTTTGAAAATTCTTTTTTTGTTTTAGCTTATAACAAAGAAGAATTGATAGGGTTTGCTCGAGCCATTTCCGATGGTTATTTTTACACAGGAATTTATGATGTGGTGGTTCGACCACCCTTTCAGGGAAAAGGAATTGCTAAGAGGATGATGAAGATTCTTTTAAAGGAGTTTAACGGCACCTACTTCTTTTTAACCTATACCGATGGAAACCGGGAATTCTATGAAAAATGCGGATTCAAAGAAAATGATCAAGCGTTGTGGATTCCAAAATAA
- a CDS encoding bifunctional metallophosphatase/5'-nucleotidase: MKSNFNKRLLVVVLVLSMVLSSFAFAFAAEDSDTLELTILHTNDIHGRIVEDRFDGMGFARIDALVREFREDRENVLLLDAGDTVHGQPYATIPEGESIITIMNEIGYDYMVAGNHDFNYGYQRLIELEEMADFPIFAGNVVYEATGEPIIEKEYDVIEYGDIQIGIFGLATPETLFKSHPAGTAGLEFLNPVTYAQGMMDHFDDEYDLDFVISLAHLGIDESTKYEERSSGVATEVDGIDLIVDGHSHSFLEGGRMYGDTMVVQVEDYGKHLGVVEVVFDGEDISITSGAVLKEEAMERFPDEDALPLWATISEIMAEVDEQLSEVIGENKIYLNGEREYVRAGETNLGNLLTDAMRDASEADIAFSNGGGIRASIDVGDITKGDVASVLPFGNALVTLEITGQEMIDALEIGASDYPEPKGAFLQISGASYEIDTSAEYGERIKNVMVDDEPIDLEKSYLVATNDFVAAGGDGYELFAEMELVTELHALDEVVITYIQELGVVEMDTEGRITEYEEADDPVDDEDDPVDDEDDPVDDEDEDEEPIPQTGDQSPYVMLFLLSSGMIVLLIKRTVKA, encoded by the coding sequence ATGAAGAGCAACTTTAATAAACGTCTTTTAGTTGTAGTATTGGTTTTAAGTATGGTACTATCAAGCTTTGCCTTTGCCTTTGCAGCTGAAGATTCCGACACCCTGGAGCTAACCATTCTACATACCAACGACATCCATGGTAGAATTGTAGAAGACCGATTTGATGGTATGGGTTTTGCTAGGATCGACGCCTTAGTACGGGAGTTTAGAGAGGATCGGGAAAATGTATTGCTTCTTGATGCCGGGGATACCGTCCATGGTCAACCCTACGCCACAATTCCCGAAGGAGAAAGCATCATTACCATCATGAATGAAATCGGCTACGATTATATGGTTGCTGGAAATCATGATTTCAATTACGGTTATCAGCGACTGATTGAATTAGAAGAAATGGCGGATTTTCCCATATTTGCCGGCAACGTGGTTTATGAAGCTACGGGAGAACCGATTATTGAAAAGGAATACGACGTAATCGAATACGGAGACATTCAAATAGGGATATTCGGACTGGCTACACCGGAAACCTTGTTTAAGAGCCATCCTGCAGGAACCGCGGGCTTGGAATTTCTAAACCCCGTAACCTATGCCCAAGGAATGATGGACCATTTTGACGACGAATATGATTTGGATTTTGTTATCAGTTTGGCTCATTTAGGGATTGACGAGAGTACCAAATACGAAGAGCGAAGCTCTGGTGTTGCCACTGAAGTAGATGGCATCGACTTAATCGTTGACGGCCATTCCCACTCCTTCCTGGAAGGTGGAAGAATGTATGGAGACACCATGGTTGTACAAGTTGAGGATTATGGAAAACACTTAGGAGTAGTGGAAGTGGTATTTGATGGAGAAGATATTTCCATAACCTCCGGGGCGGTCTTAAAGGAAGAAGCCATGGAGAGATTCCCGGACGAAGATGCTCTACCGCTTTGGGCTACCATTAGCGAGATTATGGCCGAAGTGGACGAACAGCTCTCAGAAGTAATCGGCGAGAACAAAATTTACCTTAATGGAGAACGGGAATACGTCCGTGCCGGGGAAACCAATTTAGGTAACCTTCTGACCGACGCCATGCGGGATGCTAGCGAAGCGGATATTGCTTTTTCCAACGGAGGAGGGATTCGAGCCTCCATCGATGTGGGGGATATTACCAAGGGTGATGTGGCAAGCGTGCTGCCTTTTGGTAACGCCTTGGTAACCCTTGAGATAACCGGTCAGGAAATGATCGACGCATTAGAAATCGGTGCCTCGGATTATCCGGAGCCCAAGGGTGCTTTCCTGCAAATTTCCGGCGCAAGCTATGAAATTGACACTTCAGCTGAATATGGTGAGCGGATCAAAAACGTTATGGTGGACGATGAGCCCATTGATTTGGAAAAAAGCTATCTAGTTGCTACGAATGACTTTGTAGCTGCCGGAGGCGACGGCTATGAACTTTTTGCAGAAATGGAACTGGTAACGGAGCTACACGCCTTAGATGAAGTTGTCATTACCTATATTCAGGAACTAGGTGTTGTGGAAATGGATACTGAAGGTCGGATCACGGAATACGAAGAAGCCGACGATCCGGTGGATGATGAAGATGACCCGGTGGATGATGAAGACGATCCGGTAGACGATGAGGATGAAGATGAAGAACCGATTCCTCAAACCGGAGATCAAAGTCCTTACGTTATGCTGTTCCTTCTTTCCTCCGGTATGATTGTACTACTGATAAAAAGAACGGTAAAAGCTTAA